From the genome of Danio aesculapii chromosome 16, fDanAes4.1, whole genome shotgun sequence, one region includes:
- the LOC130243695 gene encoding beta-2 adrenergic receptor produces MPEELANCSLCCCTTTNKILMVVFMISLILAILFGNLLTLAVVSGTKHFHTPQGYLKASLAVADLAVGVFVVPISVYTEISLMVYNSMPEWTTRNSQTSPFHPCSFIGPVFAGCTLVSITTIFLLTIERSIAVLKPLHKESVITKKRTSILIVFSWMGSFFLAISPMVFSNEIALEYNPCSRMCNYALGSADFPSRAWKILLLFPAFDFTLLGGTVVINIISLTTIRQHSKRRKHLAETENQSATKPTFSDIKAAKTIGTLTLAFTASFTPIAVFVVGNVLGNEWCTFSFFAFWILTTNSCWNVIIYGVRDQKFRSRACQLLTSARLNTASKKTEYENTVNGGKTDEEVAKQP; encoded by the coding sequence ATGCCAGAGGAGCTCGCTAACTGCAGTCTGTGTTGCTGTACCACGACCAACAAAATACTCATGGTGGTCTTCATGATATCACTCATACTTGCTATACTTTTCGGAAACCTCCTGACACTGGCGGTGGTCTCTGGAACCAAACACTTCCACACTCCACAGGGGTATTTAAAAGCATCATTGGCCGTGGCAGACCTGGCTGTGGGCGTTTTTGTGGTTCCCATTTCAGTCTACACAGAAATATCTCTTATGGTCTACAACTCGATGCCAGAGTGGACAACGCGCAATTCCCAAACCTCACCTTTCCACCCGTGCAGTTTCATCGGACCTGTGTTTGCGGGATGCACTTTGGTTTCCATTACAACCATTTTCCTCCTGACAATTGAAAGGAGCATTGCCGTTTTGAAGCCACTGCACAAGGAATCTGTCATAACTAAAAAGAGAACAAGCATACTAATAGTATTTTCCTGGATGGGCAGTTTTTTCCTGGCAATATCTCCAATGGTTTTCAGCAACGAAATCGCGCTGGAGTACAATCCTTGCAGCCGAATGTGCAATTACGCGCTGGGAAGCGCAGACTTCCCATCCAGAGCTTGGAAAATTCTTTTACTCTTCCCTGCCTTTGACTTTACGCTTCTAGGAGGTACAGTTGTCATCAATATCATATCCCTCACCACAATTCGCCAGCATTCAAAAAGAAGAAAACACCTGGCAGAGACTGAGAACCAAAGCGCAACGAAGCCAACCTTCTCCGACATCAAGGCTGCCAAGACGATAGGCACCCTCACTTTGGCTTTCACCGCTTCCTTTACTCCCATTGCCGTGTTTGTAGTTGGAAATGTACTGGGAAACGAATGGTGCACTTTTTCGTTTTTTGCCTTTTGGATTTTGACGACGAACAGCTGCTGGAATGTGATTATTTATGGCGTGAGAGACCAGAAGTTTAGAAGTCGCGCGTGTCAGCTGCTGACGTCAGCTCGATTGAACACTGCGTCTAAGAAAACCGAGTACGAAAACACGGTAAATGGCGGGAAAACCGACGAGGAAGTAGCCAAGCAACCCTAA